From Aspergillus chevalieri M1 DNA, chromosome 4, nearly complete sequence, a single genomic window includes:
- a CDS encoding uncharacterized protein (COG:S;~EggNog:ENOG410PR1I;~InterPro:IPR002885,IPR024319;~PFAM:PF12921,PF13812), with translation MRVGIMSYRYALLVSARRFSSSAIRYSTNFSIHKGRKTTAAAVETQYGSNWGDAKPQNGGKFALAQFPNPLDGPQPGYKTEAEREDQFYQVIQNAQPDQVMDAMRDPRYAGMVASMPQNIFVNALHLLSPGYFIDPYREIHRPLHPSTVQTKGYKSLVSIFDEFVNNIAAIVQLRQSAGHHLDLAEYTYLLGCARAIGDGVMANRIWYGMKENEVDPDVQCYNYYMEAKAWDGAYTGREKYNLRVTPFAYRKRRFVDPNEGWQGYGTAGRSVRKEVLDILNEMTEAGHQGDEATFVNVILACGRVGHLRGIKNVLKTAWNIDVDALLAESDKSNLLLATTYDPSSPLHPSSRLLFAVAHALVPEKVWLELFERAFVLSRPRFGPDARRNAKGKIPYDFLNGMYHTMISAPYNVRPTIQIHHMLAKTAWDRDRLSEFLQHVRAAYNVLVETRQMRKKARYIIEEYLCALHTHTNPQQRNEIINSPSLADAVHNYDILRLRAAQQTMIMERLARLLIINNRWTGRNNPVWERCLLPRAVEEWQDFLPESFNYPTSGGLVQFRGKTRWGEAYVNYHDRVPMRRRTAGGPCADEQVDGEEPREIDDDFFWERCRWAFSSVDFDSPPLSRLFWGCGAPRFENAGAGDAK, from the exons ATGCGGGTGGGTATTATGTCATATCGGTACGCTCTTTTAGTTTCCGCCCGCCGATTTTCTAGTTCGGCCATTCGCTACTCCACGAATTTCTCGATTCATAAGGGGAGGAAGACtacggctgctgctgttgagacACAGTATGGCAGCAATTGGGGAGACGCAAAGCCCCAGAATGGAGGGAAGTTCGCGCTAGCACAATTCCCCAATCCTCTGGACGGACCGCAGCCAGGATATAAGACAGAAGCAGAGAGAGAAGACCAATTCTACCAGGTTATTCAGAATGCACAGCCTGACCAAGTCATGGACGCGATGCGGGACCCTCGCTATGCTGGGATGGTCGCATCAATGCCCCAGAATATATTCGTTAATGCCCTACACCTTCTATCGCCGGGCTATTTCATAGATCCATATCGTGAAATACACCGACCACTTCATCCATCAACAGTACAAACGAAGGGGTACAAGTCACTGGTGTCTATTTTTGATGAGTTTGTGAACAACATTGCGGCAATCGTGCAGCTTCGTCAATCGGCCGGACACCACCTGGATCTAGCTGAATACACTTATTTACTGGGCTGCGCGCGGGCAATTGGTGATGGGGTAATGGCAAACAGAATCTGGTACGGCATGAAGGAAAACGAAGTGGATCCGGATGTGCAATGCTACAACTATTACATGGAAGCCAAGGCTTGGGACGGCGCGTACACTGGTCGGGAAAAGTACAATTTGCGAGTGACCCCATTTGCTTATCGCAAGCGAAGGTTCGTCGATCCTAATGAAGGCTGGCAGGGCTACGGGACTGCTGGTCGGAGTGTCCGCAAAGAGGTACTGGATATTCTCAACGAGATGACGGAGGCAGGACACCAAGGGGACGAAGCAACCTTTGTGAATGTGATTCTGGCTTGCGGCCGAGTAGGGCATTTGAGAGGCATCAAAAATGTGCTCAAGACGGCGTGGAACATCGATGTCGATGCGCTGTTGGCGGAATCAGACAAGTCCAATCTTCTTTTGGCCACGACGTATGATCCCTCATCACCTTTGCACCCTAGCAGCCGCCTTCTCTTCGCAGTTGCGCATGCACTCG TCCCGGAAAAGGTGTGGCTCGAGCTGTTCGAGCGGGCTTTCGTGCTGTCCCGTCCACGATTTGGCCCTGATGCAAGGCGCAACGCAAAGGGCAAGATCCCCTACGATTTTTTAAATGGCATGTACCATACCATGATCTCAGCACCGTACAATGTCCGCCCAACAATCCAAATCCACCACATGCTCGCCAAAACAGCCTGGGACCGAGATCGGCTCTCCGAGTTCCTGCAGCACGTGCGCGCCGCGTACAATGTTTTAGTCGAGACACGACAAATGCGAAAGAAAGCTCGATACATAATCGAAGAATACCTATGCGCATTACACACCCATACCAACCCACAACAGCGAAACGAGATCATCAACTCCCCATCCCTCGCAGACGCAGTACACAACTACGacatcctccgcctccgcgcCGCCCAACAGACCATGATCATGGAACGACTTGCTCGTCTCCTCATTATAAACAACCGCTGGACAGGCCGCAACAATCCAGTCTGGGAACGATGCCTTCTCCCCCGCGCAGTTGAAGAGTGGCAGGATTTTCTACCTGAATCATTCAATTATCCTACCAGTGGGGGACTGGTGCAGTTTCGtggaaagacacgctggggTGAGGCTTATGTCAACTATCATGATAGGGTTCCTATGCGGCGACGGACTGCTGGCGGTCCTTGTGCAGACGAACAGGTAGATGGGGAAGAGCCGCGTGagattgatgatgatttcTTCTGGGAACGGTGTCGATGGGCGTTTTCGTCGGTTGATTTTGATAGTCCCCCATTGAGTCGGTTGTTTTGGGGATGTGGTGCTCCGAGGTTTGAGaatgctggcgctggtgaTGCAAAGTGA
- the RAD5 gene encoding DEAD/DEAH box helicase (COG:L;~EggNog:ENOG410QDFS;~InterPro:IPR014905,IPR001841,IPR027417,IPR000330, IPR038718,IPR001650,IPR014001,IPR013083;~PFAM:PF00176,PF00271,PF08797;~go_function: GO:0003676 - nucleic acid binding [Evidence IEA];~go_function: GO:0005524 - ATP binding [Evidence IEA];~go_function: GO:0008270 - zinc ion binding [Evidence IEA];~go_function: GO:0016818 - hydrolase activity, acting on acid anhydrides, in phosphorus-containing anhydrides [Evidence IEA]) has product MDFGDGERPYKKRRFFVDEDETRATDSTPRNLDASSASRPEEHDNDNGQKNGTRQRSFDQSDQELKVSRLPSSPITPAEHQDETLQRHTNGAVRRRNPSPVDRIVEEFIDGKNGEPISPPDEPDQEAESTTPQVDNGGFDTELFTSIVGEQLPSGTVDKIRTASNNNVETAVNIYFDGSWKKMSRPSRTTQSALTSRQRIPTQTTPFMRPMVGTTNGSRTTASKEKIPAYLSTQPSSRYIGAFGVAAWATRSGTGLLKHGERVRIERTRSQPLEKRGRGGKIITNQKVDVLTRFTNQAGQEIGRLPRDTAEWVSPLVDQKICTFDGICVFVPDRLRVNDTVYLQLWCYLRKEAFMPRTFVGTADDNRSTGVFEEKESMEEKNLRLRQVGLVKLFDEIGLYATTTNDMTKKHKKEGLLRAAEMSEQYDKTKKENKTNNSSQDENNEEPELEKDQLDALYKKAQTFDFNMPEAQPSSTFAMKLRKYQRQALHWMLSKEKDNKSESTRKSMHPLWEQYKWPTKDADDKDLPVVEGIDYFYVNPYSGELSTEFPAQEQNCLGGILADEMGLGKTIEMLSLVNAHKYDPGDLYLRDPSMTQPDSSGVVPAPYTTLVVAPTSLLAQWESEAQKSAQPGTMNTMVYYGTEQSTNLRKLCCAKNAASAPHIIVTSYGVVLSEYSSHVLRPGWQTESWYGSLFTVKFHRVILDEAHVIKNRRSKTALACYDLNATHRWVLTGTPIVNRLEDLFSLVRFLKVEPWNNFSFWKTFITVPFESKDYARALNVVQTVLEPLVLRRTKTMKTPEGEPLVPLPRRTIIIEEVDLSEEEREVYDFIYTRAKRTFNDNVEAGTLLKSYSTIFAQILRLRQSCCHPVLTRNKAIVADEEEAATIANASNGLQDDMDLQDLIDRFTTAAGGTNEGQGQDPANKFTTYALKQIQNESSGECPICSEEPMIDPAVTACWHSACKQCLEDYIRHQTDKGQPPRCFSCRAPVSSTDIFEVIKHQSPNSTPAENEIYSNTPPSSSQPASRISLRRINPLSPSAHTSAKIHSLLNHLSRVPPNTKSVVFSQFTSFLDLISPQLTRAGIQHVRLDGTMPQKARAEVLAQFNKTETYEDIDEDPTSTPFLTTHSNLKPQTSQSPNPTVLLISLRAGGVGLNLTAASNVFMMDPWWSFAIEAQAIDRVHRMGQLRDVTVTRFVVKDSIEGRMLRVQDRKMNIAGSLGLRVGGDGDGDGRKERIEELRLLFE; this is encoded by the coding sequence ATGGACTTTGGAGACGGCGAGAGACCATACAAAAAAAGGCGATTTTTCGTTGACGAAGACGAGACCAGAGCCACCGATTCTACCCCAAGGAACCTCGACGCGTCTAGCGCTTCTCGACCGGAAGAGCACGATAATGACAATGGCCAGAAGAATGGGACACGGCAAAGGTCATTCGACCAGTCTGACCAGGAGCTGAAAGTGTCCCGGCTACCATCTTCCCCTATCACGCCTGCCGAACACCAGGACGAGACCTTGCAACGGCATACGAACGGAGCAGTACGCAGACGAAATCCCAGTCCGGTTGATAGAATCGTCGAAGAGTTCATTGATGGCAAAAATGGGGAGCCCATTTCACCGCCGGACGAGCCAGATCAAGAAGCAGAGAGTACAACACCACAGGTAGATAATGGTGGATTCGATACGGAACTATTCACAAGCATCGTTGGGGAACAACTTCCATCAGGTACCGTCGACAAGATTCGCACTGCTTCGAACAACAATGTGGAAACGGCAGTCAATATCTACTTTGATGGATCGTGGAAGAAGATGTCTAGACCGAGCCGGACGACACAGTCAGCATTGACGTCTCGTCAACGAATCCCTACACAGACGACACCATTTATGCGGCCTATGGTAGGGACGACTAACGGTAGTAGAACGACTGcgtcaaaagaaaaaattcCAGCATATCTCTCAACTCAGCCCTCGTCAAGATATATTGGTGCTTTTGGTGTCGCAGCATGGGCTACTCGAAGTGGTACGGGATTACTCAAGCACGGAGAGCGTGTCAGGATTGAGCGTACACGGTCCCAGCCTCTGGAGAAGCGCGGACGTGGTGGAAAAATAATCACCAATCAGAAGGTGGATGTCCTTACCCGTTTCACCAACCAAGCAGGCCAGGAGATTGGAAGATTGCCGCGAGACACCGCAGAGTGGGTATCACCATTAGTTGACCAAAAAATCTGCACTTTCGACGGTATCTGTGTGTTTGTCCCCGATCGCCTGCGGGTGAACGACACGGTGTATCTGCAGTTATGGTGCTATTTGCGGAAAGAAGCATTTATGCCTCGGACTTTTGTTGGCACAGCCGACGACAACAGATCCACCGGCGTGttcgaagaaaaagagagcatggaagaaaagaaccTGCGCCTGCGTCAAGTTGGCCTTGTGAAGCTCTTTGATGAAATAGGCCTATATGCGACGACTACCAACGACATGACGAAGAAACACAAGAAGGAAGGCTTGCTTCGTGCGGCCGAAATGTCAGAACAGTATGACAAgaccaaaaaggaaaacaagaCAAATAATAGCTCCCAGGATGAGAACAACGAAGAGCCAGAGCTGGAGAAAGACCAGCTCGATGCCCTTTACAAGAAAGCCCAGACTTTCGATTTCAATATGCCCGAGGCTCAACCCTCATCAACCTTCGCAATGAAGCTCCGGAAGTATCAGAGGCAAGCACTTCATTGGATGCTGTCCAAAGAGAAGGACAACAAATCTGAAAGCACGAGAAAATCAATGCATCCCCTTTGGGAACAGTATAAGTGGCCCACAAAGGATGCTGATGACAAGGATCTTCCAGTTGTCGAAGGGATAGATTACTTCTATGTCAACCCGTACTCCGGGGAACTCAGTACCGAGTTCCCTGCCCAAGAGCAGAACTGCCTTGGTGGCATATTGGCCGACGAAATGGGTCTCGGTAAAACTATTGAAATGCTTAGTCTTGTTAACGCACATAAATACGATCCCGGGGACCTTTATCTCAGAGATCCCAGTATGACACAACCGGATTCCTCTGGTGTTGTCCCCGCGCCGTACACTACTCTTGTCGTCGCACCCACATCTCTTCTTGCGCAATGGGAAAGCGAGGCTCAAAAGTCGGCCCAGCCCGGGACGATGAACACCATGGTATACTATGGGACTGAACAATCAACTAATCTGAGAAAGCTTTGTTGCGCGAAAAACGCCGCTTCAGCTCCTCACATCATTGTAACTAGCTATGGAGTTGTTCTCTCCGAGTATAGTTCGCATGTGTTGCGCCCAGGGTGGCAGACGGAGAGTTGGTATGGTTCGTTATTCACAGTGAAGTTCCACCGGGTCATCCTTGACGAAGCGCATGTGATTAAGAATCGCCGTTCGAAGACTGCGCTAGCTTGTTACGATTTGAACGCGACTCATAGATGGGTTCTCACAGGGACTCCTATCGTGAACCGCCTGGAGGACCTGTTTAGTTTGGTGCGATTCCTCAAGGTTGAGCCGTGGAATAACTTTTCTTTCTGGAAGACTTTCATCACAGTGCCATTCGAATCCAAAGACTACGCACGCGCGCTCAATGTCGTGCAGACCGTGCTGGAGCCGCTTGTCCTCCGGCGTacgaagacgatgaagacCCCAGAAGGGGAACCATTGGTGCCGCTACCACGCCGGACGATCATAATCGAGGAAGTCGACCTCTctgaggaggaaagagaggTGTACGACTTCATTTACACGCGAGCTAAGCGTACATTCAACGACAACGTCGAAGCGGGTACCCTGTTGAAGTCTTATTCAACTATCTTCGCACAAATTCTCCGCCTTCGTCAAAGTTGTTGTCATCCTGTCCTCACCCGCAACAAAGCAATCGTtgccgacgaggaagaagcagCTACTATAGCTAACGCATCCAACGGACTTCAGGATGACATGGACCTGCAAGACCTGATCGACCGCTTTACCACTGCTGCGGGAGGAACAAATGAAGGACAAGGCCAAGATCCTGCGAACAAGTTCACAACATACGCCCTGAAACAGATACAGAACGAGTCTAGTGGTGAATGTCCGATCTGCTCAGAAGAACCCATGATCGACCCGGCGGTAACAGCATGCTGGCACAGCGCTTGCAAGCAGTGTCTGGAGGACTACATTCGGCATCAAACCGACAAGGGCCAACCTCCGCGATGCTTCTCGTGCCGCGCACCAGTCAGCTCGACGGATATCTTCGAAGTGATTAAGCACCAGTCACCTAACTCGACACCCGCGGAGAATGAAATCTACAGCAACACGCCTCCTTCCAGCTCGCAGCCAGCGTCGCGCATCTCTCTTCGACGAATAAACCCACTCTCACCATCTGCACATACCTCTGCCAAAATCCACTCTCTCCTCAACCATCTCTCCCGGGTACCACCGAACACGAAATCTGTAGTCTTCTCCCAGTTCACCAGCTTCCTCGACCTCATCTCCCCTCAACTTACAAGAGCGGGTATCCAGCACGTCCGTCTCGACGGGACAATGCCTCAAAAGGCCCGTGCAGAAGTCCTAGCCCAGTTCAACAAAACCGAAACCTACGAGGATATTGATGAGGATCCCACATCTACACCTTTCCTAACCACCCATTCCAACTTAAAACCGCAGACCAGCCAGTCCCCTAATCCCACCGTTCTGTTGATCTCCCTTCGCGCCGGTGGCGTGGGCCTCAACCTGACAGCCGCGAGCAACGTCTTCATGATGGATCCTTGGTGGAGTTTCGCGATCGAAGCACAAGCCATCGACCGTGTGCACCGGATGGGACAACTACGGGATGTTACTGTGACGAGGTTCGTGGTGAAAGATTCGATCGAGGGACGGATGTTACGGGTGCAAGACAGGAAGATGAATATTGCGGGATCGTTGGGGTTGAGGGttggtggagatggagatggggatGGCAGGAAGGAGAGGATTGAGGAGCTGAGGTTGTTGTTCGAGTAG
- a CDS encoding uncharacterized protein (COG:I;~EggNog:ENOG410PKIZ;~InterPro:IPR008949;~PFAM:PF00494), with protein MSLLRPTIRNCTGRHLCLASRTKRYFSQSSLVASPAAGAAEAEVQAARRYCVELLAKYDRPSYTLSTFIPPNAQTFYLALRALNVSLSLIPDTVSSYTIGLMRLQFWRDTITKTLSGTPPKEPVAILLASALSDLHERTKGQARISKGWLLRMINSREQTLTNDPYPNIAAMESYAENTYSTLLYLTLSALPMTSVTADHVASHIGKAAGIANILRGLPLVAFPPPPAQSPTQVGGGIGGGAKQGAVLLPLDIMAQTGVKEEEVFRQGAEAPGLRDAVFTVATRANDHLITVEQMLGNLRAGQDVGHDFEHEGEEGHEYDVFQNQRQESPLDEVNRAFGVFMPAIGTRLWLDRLQKFDFDIFKPELLRSDWKLPWKAYLAYTRKTL; from the exons ATGTCCCTCCTCAGACCTACCATCCGCAATTGCACGGGCAGGCACTTATGCCTAGCATCCCGGACGAAGAGATATTTCAGCCAATCGAGCCTTGTGGCCAGCCCGGCAGCAGGTGCAGCAGAGGCCGAAGTCCAAGCTGCACGGAGATACTGCGTCGAACTACTTGC AAAATATGACCGCCCCTCCTACACCCTCAGCACCTTCATCCCTCCCAACGCGCAGACCTTCTACCTTGCCCTCCGAGCCCTGAACGTCTCCCTCTCCCTAATTCCCGACACAGTCTCTTCCTACACAATCGGCCTCATGCGTCTCCAATTTTGGCGAGACACAATCACAAAAACCCTCTCCGGGACACCACCCAAAGAACCCGTCGCCATCCTCCTCGCCTCCGCCCTCTCTGACCTCCATGAGCGGACAAAAGGCCAAGCGCGGATCAGTAAAGGCTGGTTACTGCGGATGATCAATTCGCGGGAGCAGACGTTGACAAATGATCCATATCCGAATATCGCGGCTATGGAGTCATATGCGGAGAATACTTACTCGACGTTGCTTTATCTTACGCTTTCGGCGCTGCCTATGACATCTGTTACTGCGGATCATGTTGCGTCACATATTGGTAAAGCAGCGGGTATTGCGAATATCTTGCGAGGATTACCGCTCGTTGCGTTCCCGCCGCCGCCGGCCCAGTCGCCTACCCaggttggtggtggtattgGAGGCGGGGCCAAGCAAGGCGCCGTCCTCCTTCCTTTGGATATCATGGCACAGACAGGAgtgaaggaggaggaagtATTCAGACAAGGTGCAGAAGCGCCAGGACTGCGGGACGCTGTCTTTACAGTCGCTACGCGAGCCAACGACCACTTGATCACCGTGGAACAAATGCTCGGTAACCTCCGTGCCGGCCAGGATGTAGGCCACGACTTTGAGCACGAGGGTGAGGAAGGGCATGAGTATGATGTTTTCCAAAACCAGCGACAGGAATCGCCGCTTGATGAAGTGAACCGCGCATTTGGTGTATTCATGCCTGCCATAGGTACCCGGTTATGGCTGGATAGATTACAGAAGTTTGATTTTGATATTTTCAAGCCGGAGCTTCTGCGGTCTGATTGGAAGCTACCGTGGAAGGCTTACTTGGCTTACACGCGGAAGACCTTATAA
- the LSM3 gene encoding U4/U6-U5 snRNP complex subunit LSM3 (COG:A;~EggNog:ENOG410PQU6;~InterPro:IPR034105,IPR010920,IPR040002,IPR001163;~PFAM:PF01423;~go_function: GO:0003723 - RNA binding [Evidence IEA];~go_process: GO:0000398 - mRNA splicing, via spliceosome [Evidence IEA];~go_process: GO:0000956 - nuclear-transcribed mRNA catabolic process [Evidence IEA]): MADTEDAGPSSVSEPLDLVRLSLDEIVFVKLRGDRELKGRLHAYDSHCNLVMGEVEETIYVVEEDESEEETIKTIKKQEEMLFVRGDSVVLISPQA; encoded by the exons ATGGCTGATACTGAGGATGCTGGCCCGTCGTCCGTCTCGGAACCTTTAGATTTGGTACGCCTGTCGCTCGACGAGATCGTGTTCGTGAAACTTCGCGGGGATCGCGAGCTCAAGGGTCGTCTGCAC GCCTACGACAGTCACTGCAACTTGGTAATGGGCGAGGTGGAAGAGACCATTTACGTTGTGGAGGAGGACGAGAGCGAGGAGGAGACCATCAAG ACTATCAAGAAGCAGGAGGAAATGCTCTTTGTTCGAG GTGACTCGGTGGTTTTGATCTCTCCCCAGGCATGA
- a CDS encoding uncharacterized protein (COG:S;~EggNog:ENOG410Q2H5) has product METINRALDSASHAIWGETHPQHQQHGEEPLSGVQGQGKATDPYDAGNRDVQPGAPSTTSPTATTPASQKKSVRDPTGRSSEPLSPAVSEDADPQVGGYPRPGTGNGFTSAGLASGVPEEPGLDADPVLNGVDPKTQSQSQGMANATGVPEGEQRTVMGNNPPGLNSRTSMGPGLGAMGEPSTAVAGGTAGGAAGAGAGIGGGAAAAGSTAGRDGSSTSQAAEQRASSDGGGGGQNAQYGKPNGNGGHQVSEEALKGPQAPPPREKYEFEKEMEGKPANKGAGGGGQSQPQGGKAQSGNGGHHHFKAMEKVKEKMGRATKAGTHK; this is encoded by the exons ATGGAGACTATCAACAGAGCCCTCGACTCCGCTTCGCATGCTATCTGGGGTGAAACCCACccccagcaccagcagcacggcGAAGAACCTCTCTCCGGAGTCCAAGGACAAGGGAAAGCCACAGATCCCTATGACGCCGGAAACCGTGATG TCCAACCCGGCGCCCCCTCCACAACATCCCCAACAGCAACCACACCCGCCTCCCAAAAGAAATCCGTCCGAGACCCCACCGGCCGCTCCTCCGAGCCCCTCAGCCCCGCCGTCAGCGAAGACGCTGACCCGCAAGTCGGAGGATACCCCCGTCCGGGAACCGGAAATGGCTTTACATCAGCGGGTCTGGCCTCCGGCGTCCCAGAGGAGCCAGGTCTAGATGCGGATCCGGTGCTTAATGGTGTTGATCCCAAGacccagagccagagccaggggATGGCGAATGCGACGGGCGTTCCGGAGGGCGAGCAGAGGACGGTCATGGGAAATAATCCGCCCGGTTTGAACTCGAGGACTAGTATGGGTCCTGGGTTGGGGGCAATGGGGGAGCCTAGTAcggctgtcgctggtggtactgctggtggtgccgCTGGCGCTGGTGCTGGGATTGGTGGtggcgctgctgccgcgGGAAGTACTGCCGGACGAGATGgcagcagcaccagccaGGCTGCTGAGCAGAGGGCTAGTAgtgatggtggtggcggCGGCCAGAATGCTCAATATGGCAAACCAAATGGTAACGGCGGTCATCAGGTTAGTGAGGAGGCGCTCAAGGGCCCGCAGGCGCCGCCTCCGAGGGAGAAATATGAGTTTGAGAAGGAGATGGAGGGGAAGCCTGCTAATAAAGGTGCTGGTGGAG GAGGTCAATCGCAACCCCAAGGAGGGAAGGCCCAGAGCGGGAACGGGGGCCATCACCATTTCAAGGCTATGGAGAaggtgaaggagaagatgggtCGGGCAACTAAGGCTGGAACCCATAAGTAA
- a CDS encoding putative GTP binding protein (GTPBP1) (COG:J;~EggNog:ENOG410PHI3;~InterPro:IPR035531,IPR027417,IPR000795,IPR004161, IPR009000,IPR009001,IPR039263;~PFAM:PF00009,PF03144;~go_function: GO:0003924 - GTPase activity [Evidence IEA];~go_function: GO:0005525 - GTP binding [Evidence IEA]), which produces MPSAPKLTLEERRRGEIALSEFAEYADKQQAYRTHVAPSAPSDSGYLTAAHEDHAELEILDQLGLSDTPRTVKLKDLLLGTGENTEDSTQALAGIIQTRIDEGHGETIFDLGLEDGGDSMGFDLEQWNTALQRLREAAGMLPAHDRILLTHNVGGPEESKVKNDRIQGTWGKVLLRQPAESVEELAELRVAVVGNVDAGKSTMLGVLVKGNLDDGRGKARVNLFRHKHEIESGRTSSVGLEIMGFDSHGEIVGSSQGRKMSWEDIGKRSSKVISFSDLAGHERYLRTTVFGMLSGSPHYCLLMVAANNGLIGMSKEHLGIALALNVPIMVIITKIDICPPQILQETISQLRKILKSAGAQKIPIFLDNMEETINTAGQMVSQRICPIFQVSNVTGENLDLVRTFLNILPHRVQYNPEGPFEFLINDTFSVPHVGTVVSGVVKSGVIHAGDTVVVGPDSLGQFTTTTIKSIERKRVQVNACFAGQSGSFALKRVRRKEVRKGMVVLRKMDQPPKVYREFVAEVLILSHATMIKRRYQAMLHVGAVSQTCSVIDIDRPFIRTGDRALVAFRFIQRPEFLAPGDRVLFREGKTKGLGIVKSVGYDPAHPLYPDAKLNEET; this is translated from the exons ATGCCGTCTGCTCCGAAACTGACGCTGGAGGAGCGACGCAGAGGCGAAATC GCCCTCAGCGAATTCGCGGAATATGCAGACAAACAGCAAGCCTACCGGACTCATGTTGCCCCCAGCGCCCCAAGCGACAGTGGCTACTTGACCGCTGCTCACGAAGACCACGCTGAACTCGAGATCCTTGACCAGCTCGGGTTGTCCGACACGCCCCGCACCGTGAAGTTGAAAGACCTCCTGCTAGGCACGGGCGAGAACACGGAGGATAGCACACAGGCTTTGGCAGGGATCATCCAGACTCGCATCGATGAGGGTCACGGAGAAACCATCTTCGACTTGGGTCTTGAGGACGGTGGTGATTCCATGGGATTTGACCTCGAGCAGTGGAATACTGCTCTACAGCGCCTGCGGGAAGCTGCGGGGATGCTCCCCGCGCATGACCGCATCCTCCTTACGCACAATGTTGGCGGCCCCGAGGAATCCAAAGTCAAGAACGACCGCATCCAAGGCACTTGGGGTAAAGTTCTTTTGCGACAGCCCGCTGAGAGTGTCGAGGAACTGGCGGAACTTCGAGTGGCGGTGGTAGGTAATGTCGATGCGGGCAAGAGTACCATGCTGGGAGTCCTCGTGAAGGGGAACCTGGACGATGGTCGTGGAAAAGCTCGTGTCAACCTCTTCCGTCACAAGCACGAGATTGAGAGTGGACGTACCAGTTCAGTGGGATTGGAAATCATGGGCTTCGACAGTCACGGAGAGATCGTTGGCAGCTCGCAGGGCCGGAAGATGTCCTGGGAGGACATTGGCAAGCGATCTTCAAAGGTAATCTCCTTCTCTGACCTGGCGGGCCATGAACGTTACCTTCGGACGACCGTTTTTGGCATGTTGAGTGGAAGCCCACATTACTGCTTGCTGATGGTTGCGGCCAACAACGGACTGATTGGGATGAGTAAAGAGCACTTGGGCATTGCGCTGGCGCTGAATGTGCCCATCATGgtcatcatcaccaagatCGATATATGCCCGCCCCAGATCTTACAGGAGACCATCAGTCAGCTGAGGAAGATTCTCAAGTCTGCTGGTGCCCAAAAGATTCCCATCTTCCTCGACAACATGGAAGAAACCATCAACACCGCGGGACAAATGGTCAGCCAGAGGATATGTCCCATCTTCCAGGTGTCCAACGTTACCGGAGAGAACCTTGACCTCGTGCGAACATTCCTGAACATACTTCCCCACCGTGTGCAGTACAATCCGGAGGGACCTTTCGAGTTCCTAATTAACGACACGTTCTCAGTCCCTCATGTGGGAACGGTAGTGTCAGGGGTGGTCAAGTCAGGAGTTATCCACGCTGGAGACACCGTCGTGGTCGGACCCGACTCTCTCGGACAGTTTACGACCACGACGATCAAATCCATCGAGCGCAAGCGGGTACAGGTCAATGCTTGTTTCGCTGGTCAGTCCGGCTCCTTTGCTCTGAAACGGGTACGAAGGAAAGAGGTTCGTAAGGGGATGGTAGTCCTGAGAAAGATGGACCAGCCCCCTAAGGTCTACCGAGAGTTTGTAGCAGAGG TTCTGATTCTTTCTCATGCGACCATGATCAAACGACGTTATCAAGCGATGCTGCACGTAGGGGCCGTGAGCCAGACCTGCTCAGTAATTGACATTGACCGTCCCTTCATCCGGACGGGGGACCGTGCTCTAGTTGCTTTCAGGTTCATACAGCGCCCCGAATTCCTCGCACCTGGTGATCGAGTACTTTTCCGAGAGGGAAAGACTAAGGGATTGGGGATTGTCAAGAGCGTTGGCTATGACCCGGCACACCCTCTGTATCCGGATGCAAAGTTGAATGAAGAAACTTAG